The sequence GTAATATGCAAATTATACCCCTCCCCGGCCGCCGGCATGGGGGCAACACCGTTCGGACCCGGCAAAAAGGGTTTGAAGCGGTCTTTGCGGCCTTTGGGTTTGGGACGCGCAACGGTTTTGATGAATTTTGCCTCGGGTATGATCACTTTTTCACTCATATGCCCGACGATCTCATCGGTCATGATCAGGACCGGCAGGCGATACGTCTCACTAAGATTAAACGCTGTAATCGTTTGATAAAATACTTCCTGCGGCGAACTCGGCGCCAGAGCGATGATTTCATAGTGACCGTGCGAGCCCCAGCGTGCCTGCATCATGTCACCCTGGGCCCCCAGGGTGGGAAGACCGGTGGAAGGCCCGGCCCGCTGTACGTTTACCACGACACAGGGCGTTTCGGTACAGATCCCCAGCCCGATATTTTCCATCATCAGGCTGAAACCGGGACCGGAAGTAGCGGTCATGCTCTTTACACCGGCCCATGAGGCACCTAAGATCGCGGCCATGGCGGCAATCTCGTCTTCCAACTGGATATAGGTTCCACCAATCCAGGAAATCCTGTCGGCCATGCGTTCGGCGATCTCGGTGGCCGGCGTTATCGGGTACCCGGCAAAAAAGAGGCACCCAGCCGCCAACGCGCCTTCGGCGCAGGCAATATCGCCGTTCATAAAATATTCACCGGTGAGCACTGCTGGTTTCATGTAGTTCTTTCCCAAACGTTTGAGGCCGAATTTAAAAGTCCTGGCCCGGATTCACCAAAGACGAAAAATTAAAAAAAGTCGCCACAAAGGCACAAAGAAAAAGTTTGATTTTTTGTCTTTGTGCCTTGGTGTCTTAGTGGCAAAATGAAAAAAGTTTTACCGCACAAAGCAAAATTTTTATAATTAAGGGCCTAAAGCATCGCCCGATCTTAAGCCTGGATAGACGGGGCTTCCACCGAAAAAATGGCGAACTCCGGACAGATAATTTCGCAATAGTGGCAGTTTACACAATCGTCAGGTTTGATCACCACCGGAGGATGATACCCTTTTGCATTATACTTTGCAGACAGTTCGAGAACCTGCCGGGGGCAGAATTCGATACAGTACCCGCAACCTTTACAGCGATCTTCCAGGATATGCACAATACCTTGCGTGATGTGGATTGAATCCGCGTCAAGCGGAACCCGCCAGAATTCCATCGACCCTTTCCTTAATTTCTTTTTTCACAGCCGTTGCTGTTGTTTCGCCAGACGGCTTCATATTATAATTTCATAGACGATGTCAATTAATATATTTGGGGTAACTGATGGATTTCAGGAATAGTCTCTGGTTTTTCCAGGGGGTTTCTAAAGCATCGGCGGTTATCAGATTCTCCGGCGATGACGATCAGGCGGGCCAGAAGCACAGTCATTTATTATTCGTTATTCGTTATTAGTTATTTAAAGCCTCGTTAAAACGAATAACGCCTAATCGAGTTTTGACTCAATTAGTGTGCATCAGTAATCTTTCCCGGCTTTTGCTTTCTCTCCATTAAAAGACAATCCTGAACGGAACTGTTACGTACAACTATGGAAGGAAATTGCTTGGATTTAAATCCCATGGCTTTGCAGCCGTGTGGAAAATCTTTATCGTAGGTAACATAGTAATACCGGCATTGATGACAGTCTGTCCTTTTTTGCATTTTTAAATCGCAAGATCCGGGTTAGCGTTTCTGCCTCTTGGACGCATACATATCCATATCTGCTCTGTGTAGAAGATCATCAGGACTATCTTTTGCCGTAACTTGGGCAACGCCGGCGCTGGTGGTCACTTTGATGTCTCCGATATCACGGGCAAAAAATCGTTTTTTGGTAAAATTTTCTTTAAATTTCAAGATTCTTTCACGGGCCATGTGCTCATCCAGCCCTTCAATGATAACGGCAAATTCATCTCCCCCAAACCTTGCCAAGAAATCATGTTTTCGAAAGGTTCCCTTCAGACACTGAGCCACTTTTTGTAAGACTTTGTCGCCGGATACATGGCCGAAGGTGTCGTTGATATGTTTAAAATCATCCACATCAAAAAGTACGACTAAAAATGGCCCTTCACCCTCATTGAACGCTTTTAGAGCACTTTTTAGCCTTATATCAAATGCATTACGATTGAAAAGGCCGGTGAGGCCGTCATTTGTGGCCGCCATTTTAAACTGTTTCGCCTTTTGGGCCATTTCGCCGGCATCCCGTTCGGCTGCAACGATCCTTTTTTTGAGTGTTGTAATATTTTCCTGGGCTTTACGAAATCTTTTCATTTCCTCTTTTTTTCTTTTCGACACCAAATTTTTTATTTTCGCCAGCCGCTCAACGACAGCACGCTTTATTCCATCAATGGTTGCGTGGATACTGAAAGAATCGACGATGGATCCGACTTCATCGCGGATCTTTATCTCGAACTGCTCCATCTCTTTTTGCCTGATATCCTCATCAAATTCGCTCGCCAAATCCCTTTCCAGCTTCTTGACATGCTCTAAAAGCGCGAGGAAAGTGTTATTGATATATCTAAAATCTTTCGAAATAGTAATTTTAAGCCCTTTAATGAAACCCAGCAGATCAGCGGCAACAGCCTCCAAGTCGGTCTGGGTGATATCGGCATGGCAGTCGATCTGAATCAAGTCGGATGTTGCTTTCAGCTCGCTGGACAGGGGATAAAAATCATCAAGAAGACTATCCATGATTCTTTTTACGATTCTACAGACCCCCAGCAGGCCCGCCCTTATTGCTTCGAGGGCTGCGATCCTGTCTTCTTCAAACCCCTTTCCGGTCTCAATCGCAAAGATTTTACTCCTAAGCCTGCCGATTTCCTTCTCAATTAAATCCAATGGCAATGCTTTTTCCGAATTCACCATTTTTTTGATGGGATCGAACTCTTCTGTAAATTCCGGATGCATCGCCATCACTGCACCTACGGTGTTAATGACTTTTGTAAAACATTCTTTCTCCCTGCGACTTTCCTGTTCTACTACAATCAAATCTTTTTTTAGTCGCTCTATTTCGGCCGACAGATCTTTATCCATGCCTTAACCTATAATTTATAAATAATTAAGGAATTATAACCTTTGCGCTTTACTCATAAAAGTCCGGGATGATTACGGATTTCCTGCTCAATCTTATCGGAGTCCGGATAATTATAGCGAACGATGTTCTGGAGGTAAAAAAGACTGTCAGGTTCAATCGCAGTGAACCTGATGGCTACTGTCGCGGATTCACAGCGAATGACCTTACCTTTGACCTTTACCGAAAGCTCATCGTGTGTTCCGCTCAAGATAATCTTCAAATCACATTCAGCCCCTGGTTCCAGATCCGCCCTAACCGGCAAAAGGCAACCACCAATGCTGAGGTTATTGATTCCATCAGCAGAATATAAAACATTATTGACGGTCATCTCAGCCTTGACTTTGAAGGGAAACCGCGTGAATCTACGTTTTTCATTCGGCATATGTGTACCTCTCCTGATAATATTTACGCCTGCAACGCAGTCTGACTGCGGTTCTTTATTGCAAAAAGCATGCAAAAATATACATGCCATCTTAAAAAAACAAAATAACAATATCTATCAGTTAGTTAAGTTAAATGTGTAGGCTGTTTGACAAACAGCGTCATGATGAAAATTTGACAATGAGGTTGGATTTTTGGTGACAGCAAGGCAAAATCGAACATCCCATATATTCACATATATTCACGATGATATTGAAAAAAGACCGGTTTTGCGCTATGCTGGAAAAAAACAGGCATGTTTCGGGAGGGGAACTTTTAAATGTGGTCAGATCATACAAGGATTGAGGAAAGAAGCATAGCCCTTCATCAAGAGATTGCCAGGCGCATTCATTCAAATCCCACACTAGTCCAAAAAGTAGTCAGTCGGTAAAAAAGGCCCTTCTGGATGTGCCTGTGATTCGTCTATCTGGGGTTATTTTGCGTCAGGGTATTTATACACGTTAAGGCCTACAACCACATCGTCATGTTTTTGGTTACCTTCGGTGCTGGCGATTATGATGGTCTTTCCTGACTTTGATAAACCGAATTCCTTGCTCAAGTCTACCGTGATTATCATTTTTCCGTCTTTGGTTTCAATCTCTACATTTTTCATCGTTAATGCTCCTCTTGGTTTTAGCGGTTATCTTTGTTAAGGGTTTTTATATGATTGTTTGTTTCAATTGGGGTGCATTTTGTCAAGAACTAAAGGTGTTACAGGTTGTATCAATATGAAAATCCTTATTGGAATTTAGCTCATCAGGAATGATTCTCAAGTATATATCAATATGTTACTGTTTTCCTTGACAATTAATTCAACGATATGTTAACGTTAATTAAACAAATGATTGCTTTAACCTTTGACCAAGGGAAAGCGTAGGTAGTGAGTATTGGCCCCGCATCAGCGGTAACCTTGAACCTGGAACCCCGCCTCCGGCGGCACCAAATAGAACAGATAAACCAAGCAGGTGTTATATGAACGTAGCTGACAAAATTTGTGAAAAAGCAAAAAATCTTCCGGAGCCAATAGCAAGAGAGGTACTCGAATTTATCGAACGAGTATCCAAACTGCATGATGCTGCCAGTGAAGGTATGAAAAAGGCCCAGGAGTCGGTGATGAATCGGATCTGGGATAACGAGGAAGACGATGTCTGGAATCATCTGTAGCCCCGGCGATCTGGTCGGTATCCCCTTCCCCTATTCGGATCTGACGACCGAAAAAAGGCGGCCCGTTCTTGTCCTGACGCCAAGTGACAGGCTCGGAGATATCATATGTGTAGCTGTAACATCGATTCCAACGACGGAATGCGCAATTGCCATAGACCATTCATCCATGAGCACCGGGCAGTTACCACGGCAGAGCTGGGTACGATGTGACAAGCTGTTTACACTGAGCGGTTCTATAGTTGTGAGGCACTATGGCCGCATAAGTGGCCCAGTATTCAATCAAATCGTGCAAAGGGTCTGTGAAAAACTGGGATGCGAATGATAAATATCAGACCAGACAGACCAAAGTGAACCTTGAACCCCGCGCCAGCGGTAACCTTGAACTTGGAACCTTGAACCCCACGTCAGCGGCAACCTTGAACCTTAAACCTGGAACCCACCGAAGGCGGTAACCCTGCACCGGAGAACAAACGCTGTTCACGCTCAGTACGAACGTCCCGGTGGCTCACAAAATAAATGCAAATATCGATTCAAAACCAGTTAAAATAATTTACCGAGCAAATCGTTTGAGTTGCTCTTTTAAAAAACCAAATAACGTAAAAAAATGAATAACAGTTTGATAAGATAATAATCATCATCCAACATGTGGTGCTTTCTTTGGATACGCTTCTTGTTCGGTCGTTTTGGCATAGGTATTGCGGGGGAATAAGGCTTTGGGTATATTTTAAGAAAGGCGGCGATATTCATGCCGGCACCTCTTTACCGGCAGCGCAATCCCCCAAGCACTCCGTATTACCAATGCATTGAAGACCATTTTGAAACGTTCGAGCAGGTTTATGAGGACCGGTTTGAGCGGCAGTATGGATTCTATCGTCCTTATGTCCGGCAGGTGATTTACCGTTACCTGGATTGTGGAATCCTGCATAATGGCTTTGCCCGCGTGCGATGCGAAGACTGTGGACACGAGTACCTTCTGGCGTTTTCATGTAAAAGGAGACATTTTTGTCCGTCCTGTCATCAAAAGCGAGTGGTGGAAT is a genomic window of Candidatus Desulfatibia profunda containing:
- a CDS encoding 2-oxoacid:acceptor oxidoreductase subunit alpha, yielding MKPAVLTGEYFMNGDIACAEGALAAGCLFFAGYPITPATEIAERMADRISWIGGTYIQLEDEIAAMAAILGASWAGVKSMTATSGPGFSLMMENIGLGICTETPCVVVNVQRAGPSTGLPTLGAQGDMMQARWGSHGHYEIIALAPSSPQEVFYQTITAFNLSETYRLPVLIMTDEIVGHMSEKVIIPEAKFIKTVARPKPKGRKDRFKPFLPGPNGVAPMPAAGEGYNLHITGLTHDQQGYPVMTAEAHAEMVTRLTQKIQRNLDDIIRTEGYRLDDAEIAIVTYGVSARTSLAAVDEARQQGIKAGILRLITIWPFPEQQIRKLVPRVKGFVTVEINLGQIHQEVQRCAGGSVPCFLVGHAGGTIIRPEEVLTVLKEAF
- a CDS encoding ferredoxin family protein encodes the protein MEFWRVPLDADSIHITQGIVHILEDRCKGCGYCIEFCPRQVLELSAKYNAKGYHPPVVIKPDDCVNCHYCEIICPEFAIFSVEAPSIQA
- a CDS encoding GGDEF domain-containing protein; this encodes MDKDLSAEIERLKKDLIVVEQESRREKECFTKVINTVGAVMAMHPEFTEEFDPIKKMVNSEKALPLDLIEKEIGRLRSKIFAIETGKGFEEDRIAALEAIRAGLLGVCRIVKRIMDSLLDDFYPLSSELKATSDLIQIDCHADITQTDLEAVAADLLGFIKGLKITISKDFRYINNTFLALLEHVKKLERDLASEFDEDIRQKEMEQFEIKIRDEVGSIVDSFSIHATIDGIKRAVVERLAKIKNLVSKRKKEEMKRFRKAQENITTLKKRIVAAERDAGEMAQKAKQFKMAATNDGLTGLFNRNAFDIRLKSALKAFNEGEGPFLVVLFDVDDFKHINDTFGHVSGDKVLQKVAQCLKGTFRKHDFLARFGGDEFAVIIEGLDEHMARERILKFKENFTKKRFFARDIGDIKVTTSAGVAQVTAKDSPDDLLHRADMDMYASKRQKR
- a CDS encoding PilZ domain-containing protein; the encoded protein is MPNEKRRFTRFPFKVKAEMTVNNVLYSADGINNLSIGGCLLPVRADLEPGAECDLKIILSGTHDELSVKVKGKVIRCESATVAIRFTAIEPDSLFYLQNIVRYNYPDSDKIEQEIRNHPGLL
- a CDS encoding type II toxin-antitoxin system PemK/MazF family toxin: MICSPGDLVGIPFPYSDLTTEKRRPVLVLTPSDRLGDIICVAVTSIPTTECAIAIDHSSMSTGQLPRQSWVRCDKLFTLSGSIVVRHYGRISGPVFNQIVQRVCEKLGCE
- a CDS encoding transposase zinc-binding domain-containing protein, with product MIYRYLDCGILHNGFARVRCEDCGHEYLLAFSCKRRHFCPSCHQKRVVE